In a genomic window of Roseiflexus castenholzii DSM 13941:
- a CDS encoding 16S rRNA methyltransferase yields the protein MASAESPQIDEVVAAVLAAPKYRMIAPSLVRTLAMRELAARRNVKAAIKATKNKLHQIVGAYVEQRIDVADWVRQLQAHEVPSPTTVSEDALIQAALANSHGAHLGASFIRASLDLMARHASTRERLPIVHRFYAEILADLPPIRSVLDVGCGLNPLAIPWMPLAPDVVYHASDIDRTIVAFIAQYLALAGIAGSVEVRDQAAHPGGPPVDLALALKLLPVLEQIERGVAARVLDALDAPFVLVSYPVQTLGGRRKGMGATYERQMEALVTEREWEVQRFVFPGELAFLIRKGSRQS from the coding sequence ATGGCATCCGCCGAATCTCCGCAGATCGATGAGGTGGTCGCTGCGGTGCTGGCGGCGCCGAAGTATCGTATGATCGCTCCGTCGCTGGTGCGCACACTCGCCATGCGCGAACTCGCCGCGCGCAGAAACGTTAAGGCGGCGATTAAGGCGACAAAGAACAAACTGCATCAGATTGTTGGCGCGTATGTCGAGCAGCGGATCGACGTCGCCGACTGGGTGCGGCAATTGCAGGCGCACGAGGTTCCCTCCCCTACAACCGTCTCGGAAGACGCGCTCATTCAGGCGGCGCTGGCAAACTCGCATGGCGCTCATCTTGGGGCGTCGTTCATCCGCGCCTCGCTCGATCTGATGGCGCGCCATGCATCAACTCGTGAACGTCTGCCGATTGTGCATCGTTTTTATGCCGAAATCCTCGCCGATCTCCCCCCTATCCGGTCTGTCCTCGACGTCGGGTGCGGGCTGAACCCGCTCGCCATCCCCTGGATGCCGCTTGCGCCTGATGTCGTCTACCACGCCAGCGACATTGATCGTACCATTGTCGCGTTCATCGCGCAGTACCTGGCGCTCGCCGGCATTGCCGGCAGCGTCGAGGTGCGCGATCAGGCGGCTCATCCCGGTGGTCCGCCGGTCGATCTGGCGCTGGCGCTGAAACTATTGCCGGTGTTGGAACAGATCGAGCGCGGCGTTGCGGCGCGCGTGCTCGATGCGCTCGATGCGCCATTCGTGCTGGTGTCGTATCCCGTTCAGACGCTTGGCGGTCGTCGGAAAGGTATGGGGGCAACCTATGAGCGACAGATGGAAGCGCTCGTCACCGAGCGGGAATGGGAGGTGCAACGATTCGTCTTTCCCGGTGAACTTGCCTTCTTGATCAGGAAAGGAAGCAGGCAATCATGA
- a CDS encoding zinc metalloprotease HtpX, translating to MGKNVIKLFALMAALTALFLVIGNALGGTFGLIIAVVLAAVMNLGAYWFSDSIVLRMAGAREVSREEAPWFYQIVEQQIVRAGLPMPKLYIIDEDIPNAFATGRSPSKGVVAVTTGISRLLTKDELAGVIAHELAHIKNRDTLISAVTATIAGAIAGIADMWMWSQIFSMFGGSDDEEGGNPIGELLLVIVAPIAATLIQLGISRAREFQADELGARILGDPLPLASALEKIEWAAQRGFMQMNPATASLYIVNPLSGAGGMMRWFSTHPPTEERIARLRAMARQGSGRGALAA from the coding sequence ATGGGCAAGAATGTCATAAAACTGTTTGCGTTAATGGCGGCGTTGACCGCTCTGTTTCTGGTGATCGGCAATGCGCTGGGCGGAACATTCGGACTGATCATCGCGGTCGTGCTTGCGGCAGTGATGAATCTGGGCGCATACTGGTTCTCCGACAGCATCGTGTTGCGGATGGCCGGCGCGCGTGAAGTGAGCCGTGAGGAAGCGCCGTGGTTCTATCAGATCGTCGAGCAGCAGATTGTTCGCGCCGGGCTGCCGATGCCGAAACTGTACATCATCGACGAAGATATTCCGAACGCCTTCGCTACCGGTCGCAGCCCAAGCAAAGGGGTTGTGGCGGTGACCACCGGCATCAGCCGCCTGCTGACCAAAGACGAACTGGCAGGGGTGATTGCCCACGAGCTGGCACACATCAAAAACCGCGATACACTCATCTCGGCGGTCACAGCAACCATTGCCGGCGCTATCGCAGGCATTGCCGATATGTGGATGTGGAGCCAGATTTTCAGTATGTTTGGCGGCAGCGACGATGAGGAAGGAGGCAACCCGATCGGCGAGTTGCTGCTGGTAATCGTCGCACCGATTGCCGCAACCCTGATTCAGCTTGGCATCTCACGGGCGCGGGAGTTTCAGGCGGACGAACTTGGCGCACGAATCCTGGGCGATCCATTGCCGCTGGCAAGCGCACTGGAGAAGATCGAATGGGCGGCGCAGCGCGGTTTTATGCAGATGAACCCGGCGACGGCTTCGCTCTACATTGTGAATCCGCTGAGCGGCGCAGGCGGGATGATGCGCTGGTTCAGCACCCACCCGCCGACTGAGGAACGCATCGCGCGCCTGCGGGCAATGGCGCGTCAGGGCAGTGGGCGCGGCGCACTGGCGGCATAG
- a CDS encoding sensor histidine kinase, whose product MVDTELEHRAVESPTMYWQVLLRLRWLLGGAIGLAFAVGRVIESLWFDPAVPIMRVIGDVAAWGVLGGLAVWLTLTWVSRQEQRYQAGLEQALRDQQRAYSQLALLSEVNRRIVDSATLDDILDAALTFPQRLVPARATAVMLLDATGIVETRAHGAPADEIARLRETFGIAHRMEMARHPQMIERADGASVCLALPLHDGMALLGWIELYLERPAPIAQDELALLETIANEIAEAIASARRRSREERAIYQLERAIAEERARIARDIHDGIAQSLAFIRMRIDLWNEWIESDPQRLRSELMALKTTLREQIRELRRAIFALRPVQFDELGFVGGLRRYIVEFAGQHSWDIHVDLSGTPSTISPEVEAVAFRVVQEALTNVAKHAAATRVEVVLDQVDEGLQLVVRDNGQGFDPGTLPEAPGHVGLRQMRERLAALRGQLTILSRPGAGTEVRAWIPLLSVER is encoded by the coding sequence ATGGTTGATACCGAGTTGGAACATCGGGCTGTCGAGTCGCCGACGATGTACTGGCAGGTGTTGTTGCGCCTGCGCTGGTTGCTCGGCGGCGCTATTGGTCTGGCGTTCGCCGTCGGGCGCGTGATCGAATCGTTGTGGTTCGATCCCGCTGTTCCGATCATGCGCGTCATCGGCGATGTGGCTGCCTGGGGAGTGCTCGGCGGTCTCGCAGTCTGGTTGACGCTGACATGGGTGAGCCGCCAGGAGCAACGGTACCAGGCAGGGTTGGAGCAGGCGCTGCGCGATCAGCAGCGCGCTTACAGTCAACTGGCGCTGCTTAGCGAGGTCAACCGGCGAATTGTCGACTCGGCGACGCTTGACGACATTCTTGATGCAGCGCTTACCTTTCCGCAGCGACTGGTTCCGGCGCGCGCCACCGCCGTCATGCTGCTCGACGCGACGGGAATAGTCGAGACGCGGGCGCATGGAGCGCCTGCCGATGAGATTGCCCGTCTGCGCGAGACATTCGGCATCGCTCATCGGATGGAGATGGCGCGCCATCCGCAGATGATCGAACGCGCCGATGGCGCCAGCGTTTGCCTGGCGCTGCCGCTCCATGACGGGATGGCGTTGCTGGGATGGATCGAATTGTACCTGGAGCGACCGGCGCCGATTGCGCAAGACGAACTGGCGTTGCTGGAGACGATTGCCAATGAGATCGCCGAGGCGATTGCAAGTGCGCGGCGCCGGTCGCGCGAAGAGCGGGCGATTTATCAACTGGAGCGCGCCATTGCCGAAGAGCGCGCCCGCATTGCGCGTGATATTCACGACGGAATCGCTCAGAGCCTGGCGTTTATTCGTATGCGCATCGATCTCTGGAATGAATGGATCGAAAGCGATCCACAGCGCCTGCGCTCTGAGTTGATGGCGCTGAAAACCACGTTGCGTGAGCAGATTCGTGAACTGCGGCGGGCGATTTTTGCGTTGCGCCCGGTGCAGTTCGACGAACTCGGCTTCGTCGGCGGATTGCGGCGCTATATCGTTGAGTTCGCCGGTCAGCATAGCTGGGATATTCACGTCGATCTGTCAGGAACGCCATCCACCATCTCACCGGAGGTCGAAGCGGTTGCGTTCCGTGTTGTGCAAGAGGCGCTGACCAATGTCGCCAAACACGCGGCGGCGACGCGGGTCGAGGTCGTGCTCGATCAGGTGGACGAGGGGTTGCAACTCGTCGTCCGCGACAATGGGCAAGGATTCGATCCGGGGACGCTCCCCGAAGCGCCAGGGCATGTTGGTCTGCGTCAGATGCGCGAGCGCCTGGCGGCGTTGCGTGGACAGTTGACAATCCTGTCGCGTCCGGGCGCAGGGACGGAGGTGCGCGCCTGGATTCCGCTGCTGTCGGTTGAACGTTGA
- a CDS encoding response regulator, whose amino-acid sequence MSTMPIRILLADDHRMFRQGLRELLERKGGFIIVGEASTGREVLAQAAALRPDIVLLDIQMPEIDGVAVARQLAQTHPDVKVIMLTMYRQDQHLFEAIKAGARAYLLKDADADELIDVIERVHRGEAALDPTVTLRVFDEFRRLSIDQDAEQLTERERDILTLLAEGHDNRTIAQRLFLSEKTVGNRLSEIFQKLGVSNRTQAALVAVQRGLIAPPKPDSTE is encoded by the coding sequence ATGAGTACCATGCCTATCCGTATTCTGCTGGCCGATGATCATCGCATGTTCCGCCAGGGACTGCGCGAACTGCTTGAGCGCAAAGGCGGGTTCATCATCGTTGGCGAGGCGTCAACCGGGCGCGAGGTGCTGGCGCAGGCGGCAGCGCTGCGCCCGGACATCGTGCTGCTCGATATTCAGATGCCGGAGATCGATGGCGTCGCTGTCGCGCGGCAACTGGCGCAGACGCACCCGGATGTCAAGGTCATTATGCTGACAATGTATCGCCAGGATCAGCATCTGTTCGAGGCGATCAAAGCCGGGGCGCGCGCCTATCTGCTGAAGGACGCCGACGCCGACGAATTGATTGATGTGATCGAACGGGTGCATCGCGGCGAAGCGGCGCTTGATCCGACCGTCACGCTGCGGGTATTCGATGAGTTTCGCCGGTTGAGCATCGATCAGGACGCCGAACAACTGACAGAGCGTGAGCGCGATATTCTCACACTCCTGGCTGAAGGGCATGACAATCGCACGATTGCGCAACGCCTGTTTCTGTCGGAGAAGACCGTTGGCAACCGCCTGAGCGAGATTTTCCAGAAACTCGGCGTCAGCAACCGTACCCAGGCTGCGCTGGTGGCGGTACAGCGTGGATTGATTGCACCACCCAAACCGGACTCGACCGAATAG
- a CDS encoding sodium-dependent bicarbonate transport family permease gives MNFLELIRLNLLSPMALAFLLGIVATLVRSDLHFPDALYTALSIYLLLAIGLKGGAELSATPIAQLWAPILVALLFGAAIPVWCYAILHKLGKFSVADSAAIAAHYGSVSAVTFSASLTFLESIPMPYEGFVPALVAVMEIPGIIVALVIARMRLGQVGSWRSVLHEVLTGKSILLLFGGLVIGAAAGKEGFAQVAPLFVDPFKGALTFFLLEMGMVAARQFRDVAKAGRFLIGFGIVIPILHGIIGIVLGNLAGLSPGGGMILGVLAASASYIAAPAAVRIALPQANPGYYLTAALVITFPFNLTLGLPLYFAITRAVYGI, from the coding sequence ATGAACTTCCTGGAACTGATACGTCTCAACCTGCTCTCACCGATGGCACTGGCATTCCTGCTCGGAATTGTTGCGACTCTTGTGCGAAGCGATCTCCATTTTCCCGATGCATTGTACACCGCTCTTTCGATCTACCTGCTGCTGGCGATCGGGTTGAAAGGCGGGGCAGAACTATCGGCAACACCCATTGCTCAACTATGGGCGCCGATACTCGTCGCCCTCCTCTTTGGCGCTGCTATTCCCGTCTGGTGCTATGCCATCCTGCACAAATTGGGAAAATTCAGCGTCGCCGACTCAGCCGCCATTGCTGCGCACTACGGCTCGGTCTCGGCGGTGACGTTCAGCGCCAGCCTGACCTTCCTGGAAAGTATTCCGATGCCATATGAAGGGTTCGTGCCGGCGCTGGTCGCCGTGATGGAAATTCCTGGCATCATTGTTGCGCTGGTGATCGCCCGTATGCGTCTGGGGCAGGTAGGATCGTGGCGCAGCGTGCTGCACGAAGTGCTGACCGGTAAGAGCATCCTGTTACTGTTTGGCGGTCTGGTGATCGGCGCGGCGGCCGGCAAAGAAGGGTTTGCCCAAGTAGCGCCGCTGTTCGTCGATCCATTCAAAGGCGCACTGACGTTCTTTCTGCTCGAAATGGGCATGGTCGCTGCGCGCCAGTTCCGCGACGTTGCAAAAGCCGGACGATTCCTGATCGGGTTTGGGATTGTCATTCCCATCCTGCACGGCATCATCGGCATCGTACTTGGCAACCTCGCAGGATTGTCGCCGGGCGGCGGCATGATCCTGGGCGTGCTGGCAGCCAGTGCGTCGTATATTGCGGCGCCTGCTGCCGTGCGTATCGCGTTGCCGCAAGCCAATCCCGGCTACTATTTGACCGCTGCGCTGGTTATCACCTTCCCATTCAACCTGACGCTGGGATTGCCGCTCTACTTTGCGATAACCCGTGCTGTCTACGGTATCTAG
- a CDS encoding class I SAM-dependent methyltransferase — MHRIDALHEPLTPVLTAILATLPPLAGPLLDVGCGAGAKIPLLRAKMNHTAPLIGLDCDLPALQEAVMADRLLAVAGDAHALPLRTASCGAAVCSAVLGLLRDQRTALRELRRVVRPGGWILIVTATTAWTPWSAQMRSWVTRLCERVEMPGSLLFATPEPAADLAALLRESGWSEVRTGAFAIEAGSDAPPVLPLLTREVVERHLTPVEVQEYDTVVADAGIELLPLILAATGT, encoded by the coding sequence ATGCATAGGATTGATGCATTACACGAACCGCTCACACCAGTGCTCACTGCCATCCTTGCAACCCTTCCGCCCCTTGCAGGTCCGTTGCTCGATGTCGGCTGCGGCGCAGGCGCCAAAATCCCATTGCTCCGTGCGAAGATGAATCACACAGCACCGCTCATCGGTCTGGATTGCGACCTGCCGGCGTTGCAGGAAGCCGTAATGGCCGACAGATTGCTGGCGGTTGCCGGAGATGCGCATGCGCTGCCGCTGCGCACCGCATCCTGTGGCGCGGCAGTGTGCAGTGCTGTGCTGGGATTGCTGCGCGATCAACGCACAGCACTGCGCGAACTACGGCGCGTAGTGCGTCCAGGGGGATGGATTCTGATAGTGACCGCAACGACGGCATGGACTCCCTGGTCCGCTCAGATGCGCAGTTGGGTTACGAGGCTCTGTGAGCGGGTTGAGATGCCTGGATCGCTGTTGTTTGCGACGCCTGAACCGGCCGCTGATCTTGCTGCGTTGCTGCGAGAAAGCGGTTGGAGCGAGGTGCGCACCGGTGCATTTGCGATAGAAGCAGGTAGCGATGCTCCGCCAGTGCTGCCGTTGCTGACGCGAGAGGTGGTGGAGCGCCATTTGACGCCTGTAGAAGTGCAGGAGTACGACACGGTTGTTGCAGACGCCGGGATTGAACTGCTCCCGTTGATCCTGGCGGCGACAGGGACATGA
- a CDS encoding YkvA family protein — MNRPWQRRLIAFGALALGVVYLINPTAGVLELIPDALPVVGNLDEAAATTLIIWGIQAWRQAAATLPPLPYRGNGKAEQTAERNR, encoded by the coding sequence ATGAACCGACCCTGGCAGCGTCGTCTGATTGCATTTGGCGCACTGGCGCTTGGCGTCGTCTATCTGATCAACCCGACTGCTGGCGTTCTCGAATTGATTCCCGATGCTTTGCCGGTTGTCGGCAACCTTGATGAAGCAGCAGCGACCACCCTGATCATTTGGGGTATCCAGGCGTGGCGCCAGGCTGCCGCGACGTTGCCGCCCCTGCCGTATCGTGGCAATGGCAAGGCAGAGCAGACGGCAGAACGGAACCGATAG
- a CDS encoding tRNA-ribosyltransferase family protein: MPAHLNALATRHGVLPLPAFLPDATFGTVRAADADDVRTAGVRALVMNTFHLMQKPGSSTVQALGGLHAMTGWNGPIMTDSGGFQAYSLIRRNAKQGRITDQGIVFQPEGAGRKFQLTPEKCIQLQLAYGADIVVCLDDCTHVDDSLAEQHASVRRTIRWALRCKQEFARQLAMRRLDDERPLLFAVVQGGGIPELRRECAEALLEIGFDGYGYGGWPLDTQGTLLTEMLALTRELIPLHLPLHALGVGHPEYVATCARMGYRLFDSALPTRDARHGRLYAFTADPRDPGFRLADRWFHYVYVEDDRYIKADTPISPGCDCYTCTRYSLGYLHHLQAIGETLFYRLATIHNLRFMSTLMGLIAAETTVASAS, from the coding sequence ATGCCTGCGCATCTCAACGCTTTAGCTACCCGTCACGGGGTGTTGCCATTACCCGCCTTTCTGCCGGATGCCACCTTCGGTACGGTGCGCGCTGCCGATGCTGACGATGTGCGCACTGCCGGAGTGCGTGCGCTGGTGATGAATACGTTCCACCTCATGCAAAAGCCAGGGTCATCGACGGTTCAGGCGCTTGGCGGATTGCATGCCATGACTGGCTGGAATGGTCCGATCATGACCGATTCAGGCGGTTTTCAGGCATATTCGCTGATCCGCCGGAACGCGAAGCAAGGGCGAATCACCGACCAGGGAATCGTGTTTCAGCCGGAAGGCGCCGGGCGCAAGTTTCAACTGACGCCGGAGAAGTGTATTCAACTCCAACTGGCATACGGCGCCGATATTGTTGTCTGTCTCGACGATTGCACTCACGTGGACGATTCGCTCGCCGAGCAACACGCTTCGGTGCGGCGCACTATTCGCTGGGCGTTGCGGTGCAAACAGGAGTTCGCCCGCCAACTGGCGATGCGCCGCCTCGATGATGAACGACCGCTCCTGTTCGCCGTGGTGCAGGGGGGTGGTATTCCCGAATTACGGCGCGAATGTGCTGAGGCGCTGCTGGAGATTGGTTTCGACGGATACGGCTACGGCGGTTGGCCCCTCGATACGCAGGGAACCCTGCTGACCGAGATGCTGGCGCTGACGCGCGAACTGATCCCACTGCACCTGCCGCTTCACGCGCTTGGCGTTGGGCATCCAGAGTATGTGGCAACGTGTGCGCGCATGGGGTACCGGCTCTTTGACAGCGCTCTGCCGACACGCGATGCGCGCCACGGGCGGCTCTACGCCTTCACCGCCGATCCGCGCGATCCGGGGTTTCGCCTGGCAGACCGATGGTTCCACTATGTCTACGTGGAGGACGACCGGTATATCAAAGCGGACACGCCAATCTCGCCGGGGTGCGATTGTTACACCTGCACCCGCTACTCCCTCGGCTATCTGCACCATCTGCAAGCCATCGGCGAAACCCTCTTCTACCGCCTGGCAACGATCCACAATCTCCGGTTCATGAGCACGCTGATGGGGCTGATCGCGGCTGAGACGACTGTCGCCTCTGCCAGTTGA
- a CDS encoding alkaline phosphatase: protein MFGGKRTLGLIGTIALLIATVSAVAAGTEIPELRGSSRTGNVIFIHPDGSGINHWAAARIYWYGPDALSPWDTLPEMAAYRGHMADILTGTSNGGATTHAFGYKVEGLGSFGKDGDGDAARSILALSSYPGSIMREAINHGHPVALVNDGDIAEPGTAAFVSEVGNRNLDNEIVRQILDGRPGFEGEQPPHIILAGGERFFLPAGTPQCAPEAVTLDCYVHRDPITGAGPSREDGRNLLREFEAKGYVIVRTRAEFEALRERVNSDRRYAPNVLGLFAADDIFNDVPEERLISAGLVDPSIDVNDKRTNLILFGSQPGTLGYNPPTAAEMTDLALTIIQRCARQAGKPFMMVVETESVDNFGNNDNAIGTLTGLKHANDVIEAAQRFQQRNRNTLILTAADSDAGGMQVGAWNPNQNVAGYNNNPTGVSAQNVSSPLDGRYGRNSPPFLSEPDAYGKRMAFAVSWVGTPDVSGGILSRAQGLNSAELRRTFRGRFDNTDVYRLMYLTLFGTALPSSIGQTAPNR from the coding sequence ATGTTCGGAGGAAAACGCACGCTCGGTCTGATCGGCACAATCGCGCTGCTGATCGCAACGGTTTCTGCGGTAGCAGCAGGTACGGAGATTCCTGAACTGCGGGGTTCATCACGCACGGGCAACGTCATCTTTATCCATCCCGACGGCTCTGGCATCAACCATTGGGCTGCCGCTCGCATCTACTGGTACGGTCCCGATGCGCTGAGCCCCTGGGATACGCTGCCCGAGATGGCTGCCTATCGGGGTCACATGGCAGACATCCTGACCGGCACCTCGAATGGTGGCGCGACCACGCACGCTTTCGGTTACAAGGTCGAAGGGCTTGGCTCATTCGGCAAAGACGGCGATGGTGATGCCGCACGCAGCATTCTGGCGCTTTCCAGCTATCCGGGCAGCATCATGCGCGAGGCGATCAACCATGGTCACCCGGTGGCACTCGTGAACGACGGCGATATCGCCGAGCCGGGCACAGCCGCCTTTGTCTCTGAAGTTGGCAACCGCAACCTCGACAATGAGATCGTTCGCCAGATCCTCGATGGTCGTCCGGGCTTCGAAGGTGAGCAGCCGCCGCACATCATTCTGGCTGGCGGTGAGCGGTTCTTTCTGCCGGCTGGTACGCCGCAGTGCGCTCCAGAGGCTGTCACTCTCGACTGCTATGTGCACCGTGACCCGATCACCGGCGCTGGTCCAAGCCGCGAGGACGGGCGCAACCTGCTCAGGGAGTTCGAGGCGAAGGGATATGTGATTGTGCGCACCCGCGCCGAGTTCGAGGCACTGCGCGAGCGGGTGAATAGCGATCGCCGCTACGCGCCTAATGTGCTCGGACTGTTTGCTGCTGACGACATTTTCAATGATGTGCCCGAGGAACGCCTGATCAGCGCAGGTCTGGTCGATCCTTCCATCGACGTCAACGACAAGCGCACGAACCTGATCCTCTTCGGCAGCCAACCCGGTACACTGGGGTATAACCCGCCAACTGCCGCTGAGATGACCGATCTCGCACTGACGATTATCCAGCGTTGCGCGCGGCAGGCTGGCAAGCCGTTTATGATGGTGGTTGAAACGGAGAGCGTGGACAACTTCGGCAACAACGACAACGCCATTGGCACGCTCACCGGTCTGAAGCACGCCAATGATGTCATCGAGGCGGCGCAGCGGTTCCAGCAGCGCAATCGCAATACGCTGATCCTGACCGCCGCCGACAGCGACGCTGGCGGTATGCAGGTCGGTGCATGGAATCCGAACCAGAATGTGGCGGGGTATAACAACAACCCAACCGGAGTGAGTGCGCAAAATGTGTCCTCGCCGCTCGATGGTCGCTATGGACGCAACTCACCGCCGTTCCTGAGCGAGCCCGATGCCTATGGCAAGCGGATGGCATTCGCGGTTAGCTGGGTGGGCACGCCTGACGTGTCGGGCGGCATTCTCTCGCGCGCTCAGGGGTTGAACTCTGCTGAATTGCGGCGCACGTTTCGCGGTCGTTTCGATAACACCGATGTGTACCGCCTGATGTACCTGACCCTCTTCGGCACGGCGCTGCCGTCGTCGATCGGTCAAACGGCGCCGAACCGGTAG
- a CDS encoding competence/damage-inducible protein A — MIPVEIVVTGNELLQGDVLDTNTNWICRRITALGGRVERAVIVRDDMDAIVREIRSCLERSARLVITIGGMGPTQDDVTVAAVAAALHRPLALHPEALAIVRRQYEQFARDGAVDDPTITPVREKMAHVPAGAAPLENPVGAAPGVLLETDTSTVVCLPGVPAELKGIFEGALQPVLQQLFGESAFLEKLAIVNCKDESVLAPVLQAISEKHPDVYLKSRAQRFGSDVKFRVTLSTTGSSREVAEQRIVAAEEDFQRALSAIGASIEAVDAQVG, encoded by the coding sequence ATGATCCCTGTCGAGATAGTGGTAACTGGCAATGAGTTGCTCCAGGGCGATGTGCTGGACACCAACACCAACTGGATCTGTCGGCGGATCACGGCGCTGGGAGGGCGCGTCGAACGTGCCGTCATCGTGCGCGATGACATGGACGCGATTGTCCGCGAGATTCGCTCGTGTCTGGAACGTTCCGCCAGACTTGTCATCACCATCGGCGGCATGGGACCGACCCAGGACGATGTGACAGTCGCGGCGGTTGCAGCCGCCCTCCATCGTCCTCTGGCTCTTCATCCAGAGGCGCTGGCCATCGTGCGGCGGCAGTACGAGCAATTTGCGCGCGATGGCGCGGTGGACGATCCGACCATCACCCCTGTGCGCGAAAAGATGGCGCATGTGCCAGCAGGCGCAGCCCCGCTCGAAAATCCGGTTGGTGCGGCGCCCGGCGTTCTCCTGGAGACAGACACATCCACCGTTGTCTGTCTGCCCGGTGTGCCTGCGGAACTGAAGGGGATATTCGAAGGCGCGCTCCAGCCGGTGCTGCAACAGCTCTTTGGCGAGAGCGCATTCCTCGAAAAACTGGCAATAGTGAACTGCAAAGATGAATCGGTTCTGGCGCCTGTGCTGCAAGCGATCTCCGAGAAGCATCCCGATGTCTATCTGAAGTCCCGAGCACAGCGGTTTGGTTCCGATGTGAAGTTTCGCGTGACGCTTTCAACAACGGGATCGTCCAGAGAAGTGGCGGAGCAGCGGATCGTGGCGGCAGAGGAGGATTTTCAACGCGCCCTGAGTGCGATTGGCGCGTCAATCGAGGCTGTTGACGCGCAGGTCGGGTGA
- a CDS encoding glycerate kinase type-2 family protein, which yields MNPALFLTATLRSLPHGAAVTRILAAAVAAVEPGAAVRRFLRRDGERLIAGDRVYHLRDFDRCWIVGAGKAGAPMAAAAASILGECVTGGVVVVKEGHVAAESLAVLQPRIDVIEAGHPIPDARGVAAGERIADLLQRTGERDLVLALISGGGSALLTRPAPGITLDDLQRLTGLLLACGASIHEINTLRRHLDTLKGGGLARLAAPAAVVTLVLSDVVGDPLDVIASGPTVADPTTFADALGVLERYELVPQTPVALLERLRRGARGEIDETPKPGDPALARVHNLIIGSNRLAAEAALAAARNEGFNTLLLTTFLQGEARVVGRVLAAIAREIVAHNQPIPRPACVIAGGETTVTLRGDGRGGRNQELALAAAADLAGIPGALLVTLATDGGDGPTDAAGAVVSDTTIRRAAALGIDAAAALARNDSYPFFAALDDLLKPGPTQTNVNDLALIVVV from the coding sequence ATGAACCCGGCGTTGTTTCTGACGGCAACTCTCCGGTCTCTTCCGCACGGCGCTGCCGTGACGCGCATCCTTGCGGCGGCAGTTGCCGCCGTTGAGCCGGGCGCTGCGGTGCGACGCTTCCTGCGGCGTGATGGCGAGCGCCTCATTGCCGGCGACAGGGTGTACCATCTCCGCGACTTCGACCGCTGCTGGATCGTTGGCGCCGGCAAAGCGGGAGCGCCAATGGCTGCCGCTGCCGCCAGTATTCTCGGCGAATGCGTGACCGGCGGTGTCGTCGTCGTCAAGGAAGGGCACGTTGCTGCCGAAAGCCTGGCAGTGTTGCAACCACGGATCGACGTGATCGAAGCCGGGCATCCGATTCCTGATGCGCGCGGCGTCGCCGCTGGCGAACGCATCGCCGATCTGTTGCAGCGCACCGGCGAACGCGACCTGGTGCTTGCACTGATCTCTGGCGGCGGTTCGGCGCTGCTGACGCGCCCTGCACCGGGTATTACCCTCGATGATCTGCAACGTCTGACAGGGTTGCTGCTAGCGTGTGGCGCGTCGATTCATGAGATCAATACCTTGCGTCGTCACCTCGACACGCTGAAAGGCGGCGGGCTTGCGCGCCTGGCAGCGCCGGCCGCCGTCGTCACCCTCGTCCTGTCCGATGTCGTTGGCGATCCGCTCGACGTGATCGCCTCCGGTCCCACTGTTGCCGACCCGACCACCTTTGCCGATGCGTTGGGTGTGCTCGAACGGTACGAACTGGTTCCTCAGACGCCGGTTGCTCTTCTGGAGCGGTTGCGGCGCGGCGCGCGCGGTGAGATCGATGAGACCCCCAAACCGGGCGATCCGGCGCTGGCGCGGGTCCACAACCTGATCATCGGCAGCAATCGCCTGGCAGCCGAAGCGGCGCTGGCAGCCGCGCGCAACGAAGGGTTCAATACCCTGCTGTTGACGACATTTCTGCAAGGCGAAGCGCGCGTCGTCGGGCGTGTGCTGGCTGCCATTGCGCGCGAGATTGTCGCCCACAATCAACCCATCCCTCGACCGGCATGCGTGATCGCTGGCGGCGAAACGACTGTCACCCTGCGCGGCGACGGTCGTGGTGGGCGCAATCAGGAACTGGCGCTTGCCGCAGCCGCCGATCTCGCCGGCATCCCTGGTGCGCTGCTGGTCACCCTGGCGACTGATGGCGGTGATGGACCGACTGATGCAGCCGGCGCCGTCGTCAGCGATACGACGATCCGGCGTGCTGCGGCGCTGGGAATCGATGCAGCCGCAGCGCTGGCGCGCAACGACAGTTATCCGTTCTTCGCTGCGCTCGACGACCTTCTGAAACCGGGTCCTACGCAAACCAACGTCAACGATCTGGCGCTGATCGTAGTGGTGTAG